Proteins encoded within one genomic window of Anopheles gambiae chromosome 3, idAnoGambNW_F1_1, whole genome shotgun sequence:
- the LOC1278917 gene encoding transmembrane protein 60: MGFVQRALFTWFILLVFLVVLCLRLENRIYWNWFLVFIPLWLYDVILVAWAVIEIVQRQHANRLISLHHYKYYVVGIVLKIFSQITICLKLEYKSIPMYVMMIPIWMLLALLIVFVGTHLQPKPRSIGSNRSNRQSAGVSS; encoded by the coding sequence ATGGGTTTCGTACAGCGCGCGCTCTTCACCTGGTTCATTCTGCTAGTGTTTCTGGTGGTGCTCTGTCTGCGGCTCGAAAACCGAATCTACTGGAACTGGTTCCTCGTCTTCATACCGCTATGGCTGTACGACGTGATACTGGTGGCGTGGGCCGTGATCGAAATCGTGCAAAGGCAGCACGCAAATCGGCTCATCTCACTGCACCACTACAAGTACTACGTGGTTGGGATAGTGTTGAAAATTTTCTCCCAAATCACTATCTGCCTGAAGCTCGAGTACAAATCGATACCGATGTACGTGATGATGATTCCGATCTGGATGTTGCTAGCACTGCTGATCGTTTTCGTTGGAACGCACCTGCAACCGAAACCGCGCTCGATCGGCTCGAACCGCAGCAACCGCCAGTCGGCGGGCGTATCCTCCTGA